The sequence TGGCTGCTTGATCCTCCCTCGGCCGCGCCGACACGGCGGGAGTTCGGCCTGCCTGACCAGCCGGCGTTGACAAGTGAACAGCGTGGGGCCGCCGAGGCGCTCTTCGAGAGCGGCGAAGTCGGATTGACGTTCTCCACCAATTTTCTCGCGGTGCTGGACCAGGAACGTCGCTACAGGGCCGCCAAGCAGCATTTCGAACAGTACCAGCATTGGCTGCGCAACCGCAACGCGGCGCGCGCGGAGCTCGAGCAACGCTTCGGCTACGACACCAAGCACGCGATGCATCTGATTCGGCTGCAACGGATGGCTCGCGAAGCGTTGGAGCATGGCGAGTTGCGTGTCCATCGCGAAGATCGCGACGAGCTCCTGGCTATCCGCGATGGTGCCTGGTCCTTCGATGAACTGATGCGTCGGTGCGACGATCTCGCGTCGGCCATCCATCGTGCGATGTCGGACTCGGTCTTGAGGGAATCGCC is a genomic window of bacterium containing:
- a CDS encoding nucleotidyltransferase domain-containing protein; protein product: MDMCPTTVLSETVYGSVAFNLARPGSDLDIRGVVVGPRSWYYGYAAAPEQIERTADDVQFEVRKFFRLAVAANPTMLEILWTDARHHRQVSSAGRRLLEARALFLSRRVGDTFAGYARSQLSRIRTHRQWLLDPPSAAPTRREFGLPDQPALTSEQRGAAEALFESGEVGLTFSTNFLAVLDQERRYRAAKQHFEQYQHWLRNRNAARAELEQRFGYDTKHAMHLIRLQRMAREALEHGELRVHREDRDELLAIRDGAWSFDELMRRCDDLASAIHRAMSDSVLRESPDETLLGELCADLIQEVLDARS